From one Nonomuraea polychroma genomic stretch:
- a CDS encoding DUF742 domain-containing protein: protein MTNPSWNSGGWNSGGWEPPPPTPVSSDPASPVRPYAVTGGRTAPKVKLAMEALVSSATAEHRE from the coding sequence GTGACGAACCCATCGTGGAACAGCGGCGGGTGGAACAGCGGCGGCTGGGAACCCCCGCCGCCCACGCCCGTCAGTTCGGACCCCGCCTCGCCGGTGCGTCCCTACGCCGTCACCGGCGGGCGGACGGCGCCCAAGGTCAAGCTGGCGATGGAGGCTCTGGTGTCCTCGGCGACCGCTGAGCACCGGGAG